The Candidatus Omnitrophota bacterium genome includes the window AGCGATCTACCACTGGATGAAGCGGTACCAGCTTGGGGAGCCTCATGACCCGTGGACGGCGCGAGCCGAAGAGCGCTTGGTCGCCTTGGGGGTGTTTGCGCATTATCCAGGACTGAAGGGCCAGGTGTATACCCGCCGACGCATCGTCGACAACGAGATGAACGCCCACGCCCAATCTGTTGAGGAATTTCGCGCCGTGACCGAAGCGCACGGCAACTGGCCCTAACCACATTCACCCATCTCACCAGAACCACATCGTTTGATCCCAATAGAGCGCGTGTGAGCATTTTGTGCGATGCCGAAAGCCTATCTGATCGACGGCACGGCGTTTTGCTATCGCGCCTTCTACGCCATCCGCAGCTTGTCGACGGCGGATGGGCGGCCGACCAACGCGGTCTACGGGTTCGTCGTGATGCTCAAGGCGCTGCGCGAGAAGCAGCGCCCGGACTATGCGGCCGTGGCGTTCGATGCGGGCAAGCCGACCTTCCGCCATCGGAAATTCGAGGCGTATAAGGTGCAGCGCAAACCCATGCCTGAGTCGCTGATCGGGCAACTGCCGGCGGTGAAGCGGCTGCTGGCGGCCTATCGCCTGCCGATCTTTGAGCTGGAGGGATTCGAGGCCGAGGATCTGCTGGCGACGATCGCCACGCGCACCGCGGCCGCTGGCATCGACACGTACCTCGTCACCGGGGATAAGGACGCGCTGCAATTGGTCAACGGACATATTAAAGTGTACAACCCGCATAAAGAGGATGGCCTCGTGATGGACGCCGCCGCGGTCGAGGCCCGGTATGGCGTGGCCCCGGATCGCATGGTGGAGCTCATGGCCCTGATGGGCGATGAGATCGACAACATTCCCGGGGTCCCCGGCATCGGCGAAAAAACCGCGATGCATCTGCTGCAGCAATTCGGCAGCCTCGAAGAGCTCTATCGGCGCTTGGAGGAGGTCGAGAGCCCGGTGCTACGGCAGTCGCTGGATGCGTCTCGGGAGCAAGTCGCACTCTCCCGCGAGCTGGCCCAGATCGATCAACACGTCCCGCTGGACGTGAGCCTCGATGCGCTGAAAATCCAGGAGCCTGATTGGCGCGCACTGCGGGCCATCTTCCGCGAGATGGAATTTAAGAAGCTGCTGCGAGAGCTTGAAGCGCACGCACCCACGCAGATGTCCAACACGTTAGCCACCATTCATGTTGTCACCAGCCCAAACGAATTGACCGCGCTGAAGGCGCGGCTGGCTCACGCCACCGAAGCGACGGCCCTCCTGCTGTGGCCGAGCACGCCAGAGGCTGAGGGCTTCATCGCGCTAGCGCCTGCCGCAGCGGAAGCCTGGGTGATTCCGCTTGATGACATCAGCGAGCTGGCCGGTTGGCTCAGCGATCCACAAGCCAAAAAAATCAGCCATGATGCCAAGGCGGCGAAACGCGCCCTGGCCGCCCGCGGGGTCGCACTCCATGGCCTCCTCGGCGATACGATGCTCGCGGCCTATCTGTTGAATCCCGCGCGCACACGCCAAGCGCTCAGCGATGTCGCGGACGAACTCCTTGAGCAATCGCTGCCCCATCTGCCAAAGTCGCCGGGTATTGATCAGGAACCCTTCGGGCGCTGGGCGATTGCCGCCAGAGAATTGCATGCGGTCTTGGAATCGAAGCTTCAAGCGCATCATCTCGACGGCCTCTACCATGATCTCGAATTGCCGCTGCTCGA containing:
- the polA gene encoding DNA polymerase I, encoding MPKAYLIDGTAFCYRAFYAIRSLSTADGRPTNAVYGFVVMLKALREKQRPDYAAVAFDAGKPTFRHRKFEAYKVQRKPMPESLIGQLPAVKRLLAAYRLPIFELEGFEAEDLLATIATRTAAAGIDTYLVTGDKDALQLVNGHIKVYNPHKEDGLVMDAAAVEARYGVAPDRMVELMALMGDEIDNIPGVPGIGEKTAMHLLQQFGSLEELYRRLEEVESPVLRQSLDASREQVALSRELAQIDQHVPLDVSLDALKIQEPDWRALRAIFREMEFKKLLRELEAHAPTQMSNTLATIHVVTSPNELTALKARLAHATEATALLLWPSTPEAEGFIALAPAAAEAWVIPLDDISELAGWLSDPQAKKISHDAKAAKRALAARGVALHGLLGDTMLAAYLLNPARTRQALSDVADELLEQSLPHLPKSPGIDQEPFGRWAIAARELHAVLESKLQAHHLDGLYHDLELPLLDVLTRMEADGVAVDVTYLRGLHARMDAQLTQLTEEIYRLAGTTFNLNSPKQLAGVLFERLQLPVIKRTKTGPSTDSDVLQRLAGQHPLPEQLMQFRELSKLVSTYVEALPKLVDPLTGRIHPTFNQTVTATGRLSCSEPNLQNIPVKTELGRSIRRAFIAGIPDGALLAADYSQIELRILAHLSGDAHLTEAFRQHRDIHRFTASLIYGCSEAEVQPQQRSAMKAVNFGIIYGMSAHGLSKELGIGVEEAQAFIEAYFERYPKVRDYLQSQIECAKRDGFVQTLLGRRRYIPEVKSPDGLMRQFGERMAINAPIQGSAADLIKQAMVEIDLALRAGGFRSRMVLQVHDELVFEAPQAELARLGSLVRDTMEHAMTLTVPLTVTLNAGPNWLELTPVE